In Heptranchias perlo isolate sHepPer1 unplaced genomic scaffold, sHepPer1.hap1 HAP1_SCAFFOLD_209, whole genome shotgun sequence, a genomic segment contains:
- the LOC137310065 gene encoding netrin-G1-like isoform X2 gives MCNNECDARTPELAHPPELMLDHEGRIPNTFWQSVSWRSFPEPLLVNITLSWGKTIELTEDIVITFESGRPEQMVLEKSLDHGRTWQPYQFYAADCLNSFGMERRTVRDLSPASVLDIICTEEYSRGYVWKVDKTVRFEIRERFALFGGPLLRNMASLYGQLDTTKDLRDFFTLTDLRVRLLRPATGATSVDQLNLSKYFYAISNVEIHGRCKCNLHANNCVLEKGKLSCECEHNTTGPDCGRCKKGFQGRPWRAGSYLPIPKGTANICLPNTVTSDHCQCHPYGSLHDRCNETGYCDCKEGTAGPKCDKCLPGYYWHRGCRDFSVTATC, from the exons ATGTGCAACAACGAGTGTGACGCTCGCACGCCCGAGCTCGCACACCCCCCCGAGCTGATGCTGGATCACGAGGGCAGGATCCCAAACACCTTTTGGCAAAGCGTCTCCTGGAGGAGTTTCCCCGAGCCCCTCCTGGTCAATATCACCCTGTCCTGGGGCAAGACCATCGAGCTGACCGAGGATATCGTCATCACCTTCGAGTCGGGCCGGCCGGAGCAGATGGTCCTGGAGAAATCTCTGGACCACGGCCGGACGTGGCAGCCCTACCAGTTCTACGCTGCCGACTGCCTCAACTCCTTCGGGATGGAGCGGAGAACGGTCCGGGATCTGAGCCCAGCCTCGGTGCTGGACATCATCTGCACGGAGGAGTACTCCAGGGGCTACGTGTGGAAGGTGGACAAGACGGTCCGCTTCGAGATCAGGGAGCGGTTCGCCCTGTTCGGGGGGCCCCTTCTCcgcaacatggcctcgctctacgGCCAGCTGGACACCACCAAGGACCTGAGGGACTTCTTCACCCTGACCGACCTGAGGGTCAGGCTGCTCCGGCCGGCCACCGGGGCCACCAGCGTCGACCAGCTCAACCTCTCCAAATACTTCTACGCCATCTCCAACGTGGAGATTCACGGACG GTGTAAGTGCAATCTTCACGCCAACAACTGTGTCCTGGAGAAGGGGAAGCTGAGTTGCGAGTGTGAGCACAACACGACGGGGCCGGACTGCGGGAGATGCAAGAAAGGCTTTCAAGGCCGGCCGTGGAGAGCCGGCTCGTACCTCCCGATCCCCAAAGGGACGGCCAATATCT GCCTCCCGAACACCGTCACCAGTGACC ACTGTCAGTGTCACCCCTATGGCTCACTCCATGATCGCTGTAATGAGACGGGATATTGTGACTGTAAGGAGGGGACAGCAGGGCCCAAGTGTGACAAGTGCCTGCCCGGATATTACTGGCACAGGGGCTGCCGAG ATTTCTCTGTAACTGCAACGTGCTGA
- the LOC137310065 gene encoding netrin-G1-like isoform X1 → MCNNECDARTPELAHPPELMLDHEGRIPNTFWQSVSWRSFPEPLLVNITLSWGKTIELTEDIVITFESGRPEQMVLEKSLDHGRTWQPYQFYAADCLNSFGMERRTVRDLSPASVLDIICTEEYSRGYVWKVDKTVRFEIRERFALFGGPLLRNMASLYGQLDTTKDLRDFFTLTDLRVRLLRPATGATSVDQLNLSKYFYAISNVEIHGRCKCNLHANNCVLEKGKLSCECEHNTTGPDCGRCKKGFQGRPWRAGSYLPIPKGTANICLPNTVTSDHCQCHPYGSLHDRCNETGYCDCKEGTAGPKCDKCLPGYYWHRGCRAGVCDNLLTRCQNGGVCEDNGRCRCPAPYTGLLCEKGQCGKEAGGCVSQSPRDPTLHRVLLSLTALLTTANGRPAL, encoded by the exons ATGTGCAACAACGAGTGTGACGCTCGCACGCCCGAGCTCGCACACCCCCCCGAGCTGATGCTGGATCACGAGGGCAGGATCCCAAACACCTTTTGGCAAAGCGTCTCCTGGAGGAGTTTCCCCGAGCCCCTCCTGGTCAATATCACCCTGTCCTGGGGCAAGACCATCGAGCTGACCGAGGATATCGTCATCACCTTCGAGTCGGGCCGGCCGGAGCAGATGGTCCTGGAGAAATCTCTGGACCACGGCCGGACGTGGCAGCCCTACCAGTTCTACGCTGCCGACTGCCTCAACTCCTTCGGGATGGAGCGGAGAACGGTCCGGGATCTGAGCCCAGCCTCGGTGCTGGACATCATCTGCACGGAGGAGTACTCCAGGGGCTACGTGTGGAAGGTGGACAAGACGGTCCGCTTCGAGATCAGGGAGCGGTTCGCCCTGTTCGGGGGGCCCCTTCTCcgcaacatggcctcgctctacgGCCAGCTGGACACCACCAAGGACCTGAGGGACTTCTTCACCCTGACCGACCTGAGGGTCAGGCTGCTCCGGCCGGCCACCGGGGCCACCAGCGTCGACCAGCTCAACCTCTCCAAATACTTCTACGCCATCTCCAACGTGGAGATTCACGGACG GTGTAAGTGCAATCTTCACGCCAACAACTGTGTCCTGGAGAAGGGGAAGCTGAGTTGCGAGTGTGAGCACAACACGACGGGGCCGGACTGCGGGAGATGCAAGAAAGGCTTTCAAGGCCGGCCGTGGAGAGCCGGCTCGTACCTCCCGATCCCCAAAGGGACGGCCAATATCT GCCTCCCGAACACCGTCACCAGTGACC ACTGTCAGTGTCACCCCTATGGCTCACTCCATGATCGCTGTAATGAGACGGGATATTGTGACTGTAAGGAGGGGACAGCAGGGCCCAAGTGTGACAAGTGCCTGCCCGGATATTACTGGCACAGGGGCTGCCGAG CCGGCGTGTGCGATAACTTGCTGACGCGGTGTCAGAACGGAGGAGTGTGCGAGGACAATGGGAGGTGTCGCTGTCCCGCTCCCTACACCGGGCTCCTGTGTGAGAAAGGCCAGTGTGGGAAGGAAGCAGGAGGGTGTGTCTCCCAATCCCCCCGGGACCCCACCTTACACCGGGTGCTGCTGTCACTCACTGCGCTGCTAACCACCGCTAACGGACGCCCGGCGCTCTGA
- the LOC137310065 gene encoding netrin-G1-like isoform X3, with protein sequence MCNNECDARTPELAHPPELMLDHEGRIPNTFWQSVSWRSFPEPLLVNITLSWGKTIELTEDIVITFESGRPEQMVLEKSLDHGRTWQPYQFYAADCLNSFGMERRTVRDLSPASVLDIICTEEYSRGYVWKVDKTVRFEIRERFALFGGPLLRNMASLYGQLDTTKDLRDFFTLTDLRVRLLRPATGATSVDQLNLSKYFYAISNVEIHGRCKCNLHANNCVLEKGKLSCECEHNTTGPDCGRCKKGFQGRPWRAGSYLPIPKGTANICLPNTVTSDHCECFGHSNRCSYIELLTTTICVSCKHNTRGRHCQLCRLGYHRNPSAELDHHNVCLDCQCHPYGSLHDRCNETGYCDCKEGTAGPKCDKCLPGYYWHRGCRAGVCDNLLTRCQNGGVCEDNGRCRCPAPYTGLLCEKGQCGKEAGGCVSQSPRDPTLHRVLLSLTALLTTANGRPAL encoded by the exons ATGTGCAACAACGAGTGTGACGCTCGCACGCCCGAGCTCGCACACCCCCCCGAGCTGATGCTGGATCACGAGGGCAGGATCCCAAACACCTTTTGGCAAAGCGTCTCCTGGAGGAGTTTCCCCGAGCCCCTCCTGGTCAATATCACCCTGTCCTGGGGCAAGACCATCGAGCTGACCGAGGATATCGTCATCACCTTCGAGTCGGGCCGGCCGGAGCAGATGGTCCTGGAGAAATCTCTGGACCACGGCCGGACGTGGCAGCCCTACCAGTTCTACGCTGCCGACTGCCTCAACTCCTTCGGGATGGAGCGGAGAACGGTCCGGGATCTGAGCCCAGCCTCGGTGCTGGACATCATCTGCACGGAGGAGTACTCCAGGGGCTACGTGTGGAAGGTGGACAAGACGGTCCGCTTCGAGATCAGGGAGCGGTTCGCCCTGTTCGGGGGGCCCCTTCTCcgcaacatggcctcgctctacgGCCAGCTGGACACCACCAAGGACCTGAGGGACTTCTTCACCCTGACCGACCTGAGGGTCAGGCTGCTCCGGCCGGCCACCGGGGCCACCAGCGTCGACCAGCTCAACCTCTCCAAATACTTCTACGCCATCTCCAACGTGGAGATTCACGGACG GTGTAAGTGCAATCTTCACGCCAACAACTGTGTCCTGGAGAAGGGGAAGCTGAGTTGCGAGTGTGAGCACAACACGACGGGGCCGGACTGCGGGAGATGCAAGAAAGGCTTTCAAGGCCGGCCGTGGAGAGCCGGCTCGTACCTCCCGATCCCCAAAGGGACGGCCAATATCT GCCTCCCGAACACCGTCACCAGTGACC ACTGTGAATGTTTCGGCCACTCGAACCGGTGCAGTTACATcgagctgctcaccaccaccatttGCGTGAGCTGTAAGCACAACACGAGAGGCCGACACTGCCAGTTGTGCCGACTGGGCTATCACCGAAACCCGTCAGCAGAGCTGGACCATCACAACGTTTGCCTCG ACTGTCAGTGTCACCCCTATGGCTCACTCCATGATCGCTGTAATGAGACGGGATATTGTGACTGTAAGGAGGGGACAGCAGGGCCCAAGTGTGACAAGTGCCTGCCCGGATATTACTGGCACAGGGGCTGCCGAG CCGGCGTGTGCGATAACTTGCTGACGCGGTGTCAGAACGGAGGAGTGTGCGAGGACAATGGGAGGTGTCGCTGTCCCGCTCCCTACACCGGGCTCCTGTGTGAGAAAGGCCAGTGTGGGAAGGAAGCAGGAGGGTGTGTCTCCCAATCCCCCCGGGACCCCACCTTACACCGGGTGCTGCTGTCACTCACTGCGCTGCTAACCACCGCTAACGGACGCCCGGCGCTCTGA